Proteins encoded within one genomic window of Ferrimicrobium sp.:
- the rpsI gene encoding 30S ribosomal protein S9 → MTTPLTQSTGRRKTATARVRLVPGNGAVVINGKELRTYVTSVSQRGQLVEPLKLVELDEVYDVYATVDGGGIAGQADAIRLGLARAIIELHPEHRAALKKEGMLTRDARKKESKKYGLKKARKAPQYSKR, encoded by the coding sequence ATGACTACACCTTTGACACAGTCGACTGGTAGGCGCAAGACGGCGACTGCGAGAGTGCGGTTGGTTCCCGGCAACGGTGCTGTGGTGATCAATGGCAAGGAGCTACGCACGTATGTGACCTCAGTATCGCAGCGGGGCCAGCTGGTTGAACCGCTGAAGCTGGTAGAGCTTGACGAGGTCTATGACGTCTATGCCACCGTCGATGGTGGCGGGATCGCTGGTCAGGCGGATGCCATCCGACTCGGTTTGGCACGTGCCATCATCGAGTTGCACCCAGAGCACCGTGCCGCCCTGAAGAAGGAGGGCATGTTGACCAGGGACGCCCGCAAGAAGGAATCCAAGAAGTACGGTCTAAAGAAGGCTCGTAAGGCTCCTCAGTATTCGAAGCGGTAA